A segment of the Spirosoma oryzicola genome:
GTTTGAATTGACCTTTCAAATACTGATGGTATTCACTGTCGACCTTGCTTTGTCCCTTCGTAGGAACCTCAATACAGATTTGGTTTGGCAAAAACTGGCTCAACTGCGTGAGCATCTGATCAAGCTTCTTCTGGCGTTCCTTATCCCGAACATCAACCACCTTGTTTTGATAGGCGTCTTGAGTGGATGGGGTGAAGTGAATACTTCCCACCAGCAACACTTTTATCTTGGGCGAAGCCGCTGACTGGGCAGTTACGTTGAGAGAGATCAGAAAAAAAAGAAAACCAGATAGATACTTGAGCATAAGGTTGCGCGGTTCAGCGAGCAAAGGTACTCGCCTAGCCGTTTGTCCTTACGTATGAGCTAAAGTTTCTCTGTTTTTGAACCTGGAGAGTTGTTAGCAACAGGATTAACTCTTTTCAGTCTATGATCAGTCATGCTATCGGAGCAGTCGAACACACTATTATCCGGGTGAACGCTGCGGTAGTAATCGAGATTTCCATAACTATGCGCCCGAGAATGAGAACAACCGAATTTTTAATGTCTTCTGGTAAAGATGGTTGCGGTAATCTGTCGTAGGATCAATTTTGAATCGCACGGTTCCTTTGTATCCAGTAGATCTGATAGATTACAAGTGTTGCTTGTAGAAATGGACAATTTCTTCGATCAACAAGGCTGGCTTATCTTGAGGAATGTTGTGAGAAGTGCCTGCTGCATAAACCAGATGCCGGTTACCATGTCCTTTCACCAGGTTACGCTGGTCAGCCTTAAATCGCTCGTTTTCGCTAGCTTCTGAAAACGGTCCCCGCTCAGCCATGATATCCAGCAAAGGAATACTGGCGGGCAGCGTCAGTTGCCTGACATAGTCACTGGTCCGCTCCATGCGAGCCAGCAGATAGTACAAGCTCATGTACCCCGCTTCATAGTCTTTTCGATCCAGACGCTGAAAATAGGTTCTGGCCAGGCGCATGTCGGCGTAGGAGGGTATGCGCGGATCGACCAGAATAATACCTTTCACCTGAGTCGGATGCCGGACCGCGTAAACCCAATTGTAAAAGGCGCCTAACCAACCAGTAACAGAGGGGTATTGCGGTAGCCAAACTGGTGCAACGCCTTCTCTAAACTTTTGATTTCCTGGAGGATCGTGTAACCCGCCGTATCAAAACTACTCTGGCCAAAGCCCGCCCGATCATAGGTAATGACAGTTGCCCCAAGACGCTGGTGCACAACTGCGGCAATCGAGTCCCACTGGGAAGCATCCTGTCCGCCCCCCGATTCGAAAAGGATGGGGGCCTTCTTACCTTTTAGCATCCTAACATGAAGTCGATAAGGCCGAGCGTTAACAAGTGTATCGATTAATTGCGCATGGGCATTCACGGTCAGTAGTAACAGCCAGACAAAAAGGATTTGTTTCAACGTCATTGGGTATTATAGGTTACTTGTATGTCTGAATGTGCGGCTTCATATAAAAGAGGTTTCAGCGCAACGACACCTTTCGCCGAAAGATGAAACAGTATGTCTTACAGCTAGTAATGAGGTAGTAAGCCCGAACAAAAACATAATCTAGACATTCGTTCGAAAAGCCAAGAAATAGGCCTGATATGCATGATGCTTACCTTTTAAACCCGCCTACTTGCCGATCAATCGTCTCTGCCGACGATAAGACAGGCCAGCAGCCAGAAAGAAAAAGTCAGCGGGATATGCAAACAGATAATTACCCGTCATAGCAATGACTATCACACAGACAAGACCAGATGCAAGAAGATCTATATAGTTCATTTTCATGATTAAAAACGATTTAGAAGTTCTATAAGTGACCTTACGAAAAGCTATGTATATCAATCTTAACTTTTCCCCGGATCACATCCCAGAAAAACGTTTTCAGTTGACTAGCTATGTTCTTTATGCCTGAAATTCTATCTGTTTCATGATTTCTGAAGTCGTATAGGAGCCTATGGGTTAGTCGATTGACTAAACTGTGTACAATATAATGAAATCTGGTAGAATAGAACCCAGCATGCTCTCGCATAACGTTTGTGCAAATGAGCCTTGTCAAGATTACAATATTCACTATCGAACATCTTCTGTCAAGATGGTGCTTGTCATGCCCAACAAATCATAAAATCACTCAGGCCAGCTGGAAAATTACCCAGTGCATGGTTGATAATCCTCCCAGAGCGCCATAAATCACCTCTAATGCCATCAAAAACTTTTTATGAGCCCTAGTTCATTTACAATAATAAACGCCGTAAAAGACAAATAAGGCATGTAGACAATTAACACCGCCGATCTTATGGCTGACGAAGAATTAGTAAAACAGTTACCCGGTTTCACGAGCAGCTACCTGACCGTCGATGGCGTTCGGCTCCACTACGTTATGGGTGGCCAGGGTAAACCACTGGTTCTGTTGCCCGACTGACCCCAGACTTGGTGGAGTTACCACAAAAGTATGCTCCTGTTGGCCGAAAATTACCAGGTCATCGTGGTTGAACTATGAGGAATAGGTAGTTCAGCCAAACCTCCGACGGGTTATACAAAAAAAGCGATGGCGGGCGATGTGGCGGGCTTGCTGGATCAGTTGGGCATCGGGCAGGCGAATATTGCTGGTCACGACATCGGTGCTGCCGTGGCTTTCAGCTTCGCGGCTCACTTTCCCCGGCAGACCAGCACGCTTATTCTGCTGGACAGTCCACATCCCGACGACAATCTGTACAAACTTCCTGTGCTTCCAGTCGGAGCGGGTGTTTATCCGTGGTGGCTAGCCTTCAACCAGATCAGGGATTTGCCGGAACAACCACTAGAAGGCCAGTTTGATCTGGTGCAAAATTGGCTGTTTGACCAATTGCTGGAAGATAAGACAGCCATCAGCCCTTTCGACCGGCAGGTCTACGCACGGGCTTACAACAGCCGGGACGCGATACGAGCATCCAATGGCTGGTATCAGGCCTTTGCTGAAGACATTCAGGCTATCAGAGGCCAGAAGATCGAAGCAACAACGCTTGACATCGCCAGCCCGGCCGGTTACGCGATGCTTACTTCAGTGCTCCCTCCTTACGTCGATACCCTGACACTCCAGAAAGTAGCGGGGTCAGGCCACTTCGTCCAGGAAGAGAAGCCAGTCGAAACCGCTAGATTCATCAGCGATTTTCTTGGCTAGACCGTTGCTCGGCGGATAAAGTCGTGCCAGCCTAATGATACCTATCGGGCATGAATCCAAGTAAACGGCACGACTTTATCCGCTTCGTTGTTCAGCAGGAGAACCTGTTCATCATTTTTACCGACACAACTACCGATCAACCCCGGCTTTGGCCAATGGAAGAACTCTTCACCTATCTGGCCCAATTCGGCTACCTCAATGCGCAGCAGCGCGAACTCATCCGGATCAGGGCTAAACGCCGGACCATTGCCAAAGGGGCCTATTTTGCCGAAGCTGGAAAAATTTCTAACCAGATAGGCTACGTTACAGACGGTATTTTCAGGGTCTGTTACTACGACAAACGGGGCGACAGCTTCACCCGCTATTTCGTTTATGAAAACCGGTTCGTCGTCGACATTAACAGTTTTCGCGATGAGCTACCTTCTGCAGAATACATCGAAGCCATCACGGATTGTGAACTCTGGGTATTTTCCCGGGAAGATTTCAACCAGCTTTCCACACTCATCCCCGAATGGCCCGGCATGTTCGCCAACATTACACTGCACGCGCTGGAAAACAAGCTGAAATTTACCAGCAACATGCTCGTACAGGATGCCCAGCAGCGGTATCAGAACTTTCTTGACCATTATCCGGGGTTGGCCAACCGGGTTCCGCTCACGATGCTGGCGTCCTACCTGGGTATCACTCCTTCCTCGCTAAGCCGGATACGAAGAAACCGATAAGCTATTTCCTGTCATTTGGCAATTGAGTTTACACCCGTGCGGCTCAATTTTGTCCCATCACTAAAAAAACACCGATGGAATCGACAGATCTCTTCCGGCAAATTGCCTTCATCAAGGAAGTGGACAAGCTTAAGTACATTCTCCGCAGGACGAAACTTTTCAACAGTGATCGAAACGAGAACGACGCCGAGCACAGCTGGCACTTGGCCCTGATGGCGCTGGTCTTGGCCGAACATGCGAATGTTGCGGTTGATCTGCTCAAGGTTATTAAGATGTTGCTAATTCACGACCTTGTCGAGATAGACGCTGGAGACACGTTTATTTACGACACACAGAAAAGCCACGACAATACCGAGGAGGAACGAAAAGCCGCGCACCGGATCTTTGGTTTATTGCCCAATCACCAAGCCCAAGAGCTGATGGCTGTCTGGGAAGAGTTTGAAGAAGGGCAAACCGACGAAGCGAAGTTTGCCCGCGCTATGGACCGACTGGAACCCCTACTTCAGAACACATCGAATAACGGGGGCACTTGGACTGAGTTCGATGTGGACTACGAAAAAGTGTACGCTAAAAAGCAGGTTATACAACGAGGGTCCAAAGTCATCTGGCAATATGCCGAGCAGCTGATCAACGATAGTGTTGATAAAGGAATTCTTAAGAAGAAAGACGTCTAGTGCCAGTTCACAAAATTGTTCTGACTAATCACCCGCCTAAAAGCAGGCTCTTCATGGCTACGCAGACGGTTACTTTCAGCGTGATCTGTGTAGACAGAAGAGTTTGCTTTATTTACCTAAAAAGTAAATATCTGCTCTAGCCTGTTTCTTTTCTTTCTCCTCCGCTCTTTTGATTTTTTTTGATTTTTTTCTCTCGATGCAGATTGTGGTGAGGTGATCAAATTTTGAAAAAGTTATCAAATATTTTTCTTTTGATTGATTTGTATTGATTAAGGGGCCTGCAACTAATTGATAGTCAACTTGCTACAAGGAGAAAACCGACTTTTGGGGGGAGTAAAACCGACTTTTGGGGGGAGTAAAACCGACTTTTGGGGGGAGTTTTGTAGTAAGAAAACCGACTTTTGGGGGGAGTAAAACCGACTTTTGGGGGGAGTTTTTGTAGTAAGAAAACCGACTTTCCACAATTAAAAGTCGGTTTTTAGTTACAGGATAACGTAACGCCTGGTAATCTCTCTCAATGGCTACAATTTAGTGTAGCTATGTACAGTTTTTGTACACTAACTGTATTCTTTATACACCATACTTTACTTTTTACTTCTAGCTCCTTCTATTTTCTAGCTTATCACACATAAAATACACACCCTTAGAAAACCGACTTTTGGGGGGAGTTTTTATTATGTATATTCATTGATAATACCGACGTCATTCTTTCTGAAGTCGGTATATATTCTTATCTTTCGTCCCTTAGATGCCCTCCTATCCCATGAGCTCGCAGACGGAACAGTTACAGATCGCTTTCTATCCCCGACCCAATAACTATCAGCCTAATATCATTACTGAAAGCAGGCAGGAGTTTACGGAGATGGAAAAGAAGATTGTAGTTCTAGCTATTAATCAGCTTCGACAAATTGCTCAGTCATGGCAGAAAGGGCAGAACGTTACCTTGCTAATCCCTTATACAGAACTGACTGACAGTCACCACGGCAAAATATCTGCGGCAGCCAACACGCTTAACACAAAACGCATTGTTTATCAGAACTTCTCTGATCCTTTCGAGCCAGAATTTGATTACATAGTGCCTTTTCCCCGCGTACGCAGTATGATACTAAACGGGAAGCGACACCTAGAGCTGTTGATGCTGTCTGAAGTTGTTCCGAGTTTCATCGAATTAGGAAAACGCTACACCAGCTATAGCCTCAAGCTCATGCTGTCGCTCTCCTCCATCTACGCCCAGCGTATGTACGAAATTATCATGATGTTCTACGGACGAGGACAGAAAGAGTTTACCTATGAAGTATCGAAACTACGTACCGCGCTCAACTACCCCCCCGAACACGATTACTACGATTTCAAGCGAAAAGCCCTGACCGTTGCTCAATCGGAACTGTCTCAGAAGATTGGTTTACAATTCGACTTTACACCTTCCCTCAAAAATGGCAAAGCGGTCACCGAGTTGCGCTTTGTAGTGCAGTCAGATCAAGACCTGATCAACAATGATGTGGAAGTTGATCTGCTCACAGCTCAGACTATGCAGCCTCACGAAGTTGTAGTCATTGCTCGTAACCTCATCCATGATTACAAGTTCACCAAAAAACAGCAGAATCAGATTCTGGAAGACATCGAGTTGATGAACACCTTTATCCGGCTGCACACCGAGTTCCATCACGGGAAGCGGGTGGCCAAGAACCCCACCGCCTACATGGCTCAGGCCCTTGGCTTCGGTAAAGCGGACACCAAATCGGAATCCCTCACCAAAGCAGCAACAGGCCGGAAAGGCAAACCGAAGGTGGTGAAGAATCTGCTGACTGATGCGATTGATAAACCAAAGCGTAACGCGTAGCTCCTTTTGCCTATTCGATAATCTTACACAACCTTTCGCGGTGTGGGCTATGCTCATGCTGATTGGCTTAGGCAATTGGCTATGACAGATAACCAAACAAAGAGCACTAAAGTAGTAGCATTAAGAACAGCTTGTTTTACTCGCTTAATAATATTTAACTTACTGAATATCAATACCATGAACGCTCTTATACTTTTGTAACCATACGGCAGAGCGTAGCCGCTCCCTTTTTATTATCTGGATTAATTTATGTTGTCAAATGCTTCCGAAATTGATTAAGCTATCAATCATCTCATTACCGTAAATTAGTCTCATCGCTTTCTTGATGCCCTCGTAAGTGTTATAAGGGTTGCGGCAGACCGTAAACGCTCCGATTTTGGATCGACCCACCGGGTCAAGCCGTAACCTTTATCAGTATAAATCCGGTCATCCTGCCTTCCAGAGTTGACTTTCAATCCGATACCAGCTTCTGCCCAGGGCTAGGAATCAGCCACTACTAGCTGTGCTGATGCGTGTTTTATTACGCTGGCACTCAAGCATTAGCGCTTCATTGCAATTCGGCATATAGGGTGACACGGGACGAAGTCGCTGAACGTAGTTGATTGCCAGATCGCAATATACGCCGTGAATAAAACAGTCCGCCTACATAGGATTCGTAAACCCACTTCTATGAAAATAAGTCCTTTAGCCTACCCGCTGCATTTTTTCAACGTTCTTTTCTGTTTAGCGGGAGCCATCGTCCTTTTCAGCGGCTTTGACGCAGCAAGCCAGTCGATGAGCCTGGGTTCGAAGCCTGAATCAACTAAAATCACCTTGTCTTTGACTAAAACCGGCGAATTACGTTACAATGTAACCCGCCGGGGTAAAATGATTATTGCCGACTCTCCGCTCGGACTGGACTGTAATGACCAGAACTTTACGGCTGGACTTTCAGTCGTTCATGTTTCACCCGTTGACGTAAGACGGGAGAATTATGAATTGAAAACAGGTCATTTCAAAACGATAAACCACGCGTTTGAAACAAAGAGCATAACGGTTAAAAATAAGTTGGGTGCTCGGATGATCATTGATTTGCTGACCGATAACGAGGGCGTAGCTTTCCGCTATCGATTTCCGGATCAGACATCGACAATGCGGGTGATCAATGCGGAACGTACAGGGTTTCAGATTGAAAAAAAGGCGAAGGGCTGGTTGCAGCCGTATAACAAAGCCGGAAAAGTTACGCCGGGCTATGAGGATTTTTATTTTAGCGTACATCCCGGCGACTCAATCAACAATCCCCGTAACCCATCTGTAGGGTGGTGTATGCCTGCCCTATTTCAAGTAAATGAAGGCAAAAGTTGGATCTTACTGGCTGAGTCGGGAACGGACGGTTCGTTTCCAGGGTGTCATCTGCAAGCCGATTCAAAAGGTGGACTGTATAAAATTGCCTTCGCTGAAAAAGACGAAAAATATACCCTTCCCCTCGGCGCTGACAATCATCCGACATCCACTCTTCCCTGGGCAATGCCCTGGCGGGTCATTATCGTTGGCGATCAGGCGGGGGACATTCTACTGTCAAGCATGATTACAGATCTGGCCCCAGCCTCTAAACTTGAGGATACGTCCTGGATAGAGCCAGGAAAAGCTACTTGGTCCTGGTGGTCCCATCCCGAGGATCATTCCCCCGAAATGTATAATCAGTTCACGGATTTGGCCGCTTCGTTCGGTTTTCGTTATACGCTGTTTGATGCGGGCTGGGAAAAAGCCAACACCGAAGGGGGAATCATTGCCAAGGCCACTGCCAGGGGTATCAAGCCCATGGTGTGGGGCTATTCAGCAGCGTATTTCGACGCAGAAAAACGAAAAAAACGATTCAAAGAGTTGGCAGCAATGGGCGTCAAAGGAGTTAAAATCGATTTCTGGTGTTCGGATCGGCAGGAGGTGATGGGCTGCTTTGATTCGCTTTTTAACGATGCCGCCAAAGAGCATCTACTTATCAATCTTCATGGTACTACCGTTCCAAGAGGCTGGCATCGAACCTGGCCTAATTTTATGACCGCCGAGGCTGTTTTAGGAGCGGAACATTATTTTTACGAACCTAGATATCCAGATCTGGCCGCCGAGCAGAATACCGTATTGCCTTTTACTCGAAACGTTGCAGGCCCTACCGACTACACTCCGTTTGCCTTAACCATTCGAAAATATCCCCGGTTGAACACGGCCGTTCACGAGTTGGCTACTGCGATGATCTATACATCGGGAATTATTCACTTTGCGGATTCAAAGGAGGTATTTGATTCATTGCCTGTACCCGTCTGCCAACTACTGAAAGACATGCCTGCCAGTTGGGACAACACGGAAAGTATCGTAGCTGAACCGGGGGAACAGCTTATTCTCGCCCGTCAGAAGGAAGGTCTTTCTTACCTTGTCGGCATCAATGGAACAAATAAGGCAGTGCCCGTCAAACTGAACCTATCCAAATACACAAAGGGTTTTTCAAAATTTAAAGTCATTGTGGAAGGTGAAGATCCATTAATGGACTTTAAAACAGAGACCTATCCGATCACCTCTATCTGGCAACACACGTTTGCGCCCAAAGGGAGCTTCATTATTCAGTTTGTTAACGAGTAAACGTATTCTGCGGGCTTGTCAATATTCGTTTGATCAGGGTTTTTCGCTTGTTCGTCGGCTAATGCCCTTATCCAGTTCACCGCAACGAATTATGGCTAGCTCACCCGGGTACTACTGAAAATGAGGTATAGAATTCGTTCCCTTAACTCACTTTTTCAGTAATATTGAGCTATAGAACACGAATTGACAACGCATGAAATGGATTTGGCAGCTACCGAACTGGCCACAGTTTACATTCGATCCCGCTCAGTTTGTTCATTTTGAACGGGAATTTCATCGAAATGCGGGGGTCATCATTGGGTCGCTGGCCGCCGTTTCTGCCGACGAGGTCAATGAATTACGGGTTACGTTACTCAGCAATGAAGCGCTGGACACCTCGAAAATCGAAGGTGAGATCCTGGATCGCGATTCCGTTCAGTCGTCAATCCGCCACCAGTTAGGCCTGCAAACGGACGGCAGGAGGTCAGGGCCAAAAGAAACAGGTGTTGCTCTGATGATGGTCGACTTAGTCAGAAGTTATCAGGAGCCTCTTACTCAGGAACACCTTTTTTTGTGGCATAAGATGATCATGAATGGTCGAATTGATCTGGAAACGATTGGTGGCTACCGGACTCATACTGACCCCATGCAGATTGTATCCGGTCGGTTAGACAGGCCCATCTTGTTCTACGAAGCTCCTCCATCTGACCAGGTGGAAACGCAGATGAGCCAATACATCGACTGGTTCAATCGAGCCATTGAAGCGCAGATGCCAACGGTTGTTCACGCGGGCATGGCCCATTTGTATTTCGAATTGATCCACCCCTTTGAGGATGGCAACGGGCGGATCGGACGTACTCTTGCCGAAAAGGCACTGGCCATCGGAGCCCGACAATCATTGATTACCGCCTTGTCCACTACGATCGAACGGGACAAAAAAGCTTACTATCAGGCTTTGGAGCGGGCCGATTTCTCGTTGGATATCACCGAATGGTTGATCTATTTCTCTGGAATGATTTTGGAAACCCAGGTCTACGTTCAGAAAATGATCGTCTTTATTGTCTACAAGGCTCGGTATTTTGACACGTACCGTGGCCGGTTAAATGATCGGCAGACCAAGGTAGCGTTGCGTATGTTTGGGGAAGGACTCGCTGGTTTCAAAGGAGGTTTAAGTGCTGAAAATTACATCCGGATTGCCAAAACCTCCAGAGCTACCACGACCCGTGATCTGGCCGAGATGGTCGAACTGGGGGCGCTGACAAAGCAGGGAAAGCTACGCCATACGCGCTATTATCTTCCCATCTGGGAAGCCGCTTTTACGAACTAAGGCTCATCACATCTCCAGGAAAATAGGCGACAAATGACGTTGGCAGAAGCAAGATTCCAGATTCATTCCAGATTTTATGCCTTGATTTGTGCATAGCCAGGCAAGCCATGAAATTATTACTTATTGAAGATGAGCAGGCTCTCAGCCAGACGATTATTCGATTCCTGAGTCAACAGGGACACGTCTGTGAGCTGGCCACGACCTATCAGCAGGGGCAGGAAAAAATTGGCGTTTACACCTATGACTGCGTTTTGATCGACCTTATGTTGCCCGGAGGAAGTGGTATTGATCTGCTCAGATTGCTCAAGAAAGACCATAATCATACCGGAGCCATCATTCTTTCGGCCAAAGATTCACTGGACGACAAACTGCTGGGCTTAGACCTGGGAGCCGATGATTATTTACCCAAGCCGTTCCATTTATCCGAACTCAACTCACGGATCAACTCGCTGTTGCGACGCCTGAAATTTAAAGGAACAGCCAGGCTAGAAATCGGTGCCCTGCAAATCGATACGGACGCGCGGGTGGTGTATGTACATGAACATGCCCTAGAGCTGAACCGAAAAGAGTATGACCTGCTGCTGTTGTTCGCCACCAATCCAAATCGGGTCATCAAAAAATCAGCCTTAGCTGAGCATATATGGGGTGACCAGTCTGATCAGGTCGATTCCTATGATTTCATTTATTCGCAGATCAAAAATCTGCGCAGACGATTCAGTCAGGTTGGGTATGAGTTAGCGATTCAAACGGTTTACGGAATCGGCTATAAGTTCACGCCCACCGATCAGCCAGCGATACCCTCATGAGACTATTGACGCGAAGTACGCTGATCAGTTCCGCTATTCTGCTGGTGGCCCTGCTTATCAGCGGATTGTATATTTACGACCAGGTTAGCCAGGAAGTGCGGGACGAAATTGACGAGAAGCTGCTCAACCGCAAGCTTGAAATTCTGGTCAGTCTCCGCTCCTGGGAAAGAGCTATCCGCCCGATACCCATAGCGACCGATTTTCGCCTGGACTCAATTAGCGCTCAGGATTACAACGCCCTGAACGAGCATTTTGAGGACATTTCCCGGTACGAGTTGGTCGAAGGAGAAAACGAACTTCACCGGCAGCTGGTGACCAAGTTTAAACGAGCCGATACTTATTATTGCCTGCGCA
Coding sequences within it:
- a CDS encoding Fic family protein translates to MKWIWQLPNWPQFTFDPAQFVHFEREFHRNAGVIIGSLAAVSADEVNELRVTLLSNEALDTSKIEGEILDRDSVQSSIRHQLGLQTDGRRSGPKETGVALMMVDLVRSYQEPLTQEHLFLWHKMIMNGRIDLETIGGYRTHTDPMQIVSGRLDRPILFYEAPPSDQVETQMSQYIDWFNRAIEAQMPTVVHAGMAHLYFELIHPFEDGNGRIGRTLAEKALAIGARQSLITALSTTIERDKKAYYQALERADFSLDITEWLIYFSGMILETQVYVQKMIVFIVYKARYFDTYRGRLNDRQTKVALRMFGEGLAGFKGGLSAENYIRIAKTSRATTTRDLAEMVELGALTKQGKLRHTRYYLPIWEAAFTN
- a CDS encoding alpha/beta fold hydrolase; translation: MKQILFVWLLLLTVNAHAQLIDTLVNARPYRLHVRMLKGKKAPILFESGGGQDASQWDSIAAVVHQRLGATVITYDRAGFGQSSFDTAGYTILQEIKSLEKALHQFGYRNTPLLLVG
- a CDS encoding Crp/Fnr family transcriptional regulator encodes the protein MNPSKRHDFIRFVVQQENLFIIFTDTTTDQPRLWPMEELFTYLAQFGYLNAQQRELIRIRAKRRTIAKGAYFAEAGKISNQIGYVTDGIFRVCYYDKRGDSFTRYFVYENRFVVDINSFRDELPSAEYIEAITDCELWVFSREDFNQLSTLIPEWPGMFANITLHALENKLKFTSNMLVQDAQQRYQNFLDHYPGLANRVPLTMLASYLGITPSSLSRIRRNR
- a CDS encoding glycoside hydrolase family 97 protein translates to MKISPLAYPLHFFNVLFCLAGAIVLFSGFDAASQSMSLGSKPESTKITLSLTKTGELRYNVTRRGKMIIADSPLGLDCNDQNFTAGLSVVHVSPVDVRRENYELKTGHFKTINHAFETKSITVKNKLGARMIIDLLTDNEGVAFRYRFPDQTSTMRVINAERTGFQIEKKAKGWLQPYNKAGKVTPGYEDFYFSVHPGDSINNPRNPSVGWCMPALFQVNEGKSWILLAESGTDGSFPGCHLQADSKGGLYKIAFAEKDEKYTLPLGADNHPTSTLPWAMPWRVIIVGDQAGDILLSSMITDLAPASKLEDTSWIEPGKATWSWWSHPEDHSPEMYNQFTDLAASFGFRYTLFDAGWEKANTEGGIIAKATARGIKPMVWGYSAAYFDAEKRKKRFKELAAMGVKGVKIDFWCSDRQEVMGCFDSLFNDAAKEHLLINLHGTTVPRGWHRTWPNFMTAEAVLGAEHYFYEPRYPDLAAEQNTVLPFTRNVAGPTDYTPFALTIRKYPRLNTAVHELATAMIYTSGIIHFADSKEVFDSLPVPVCQLLKDMPASWDNTESIVAEPGEQLILARQKEGLSYLVGINGTNKAVPVKLNLSKYTKGFSKFKVIVEGEDPLMDFKTETYPITSIWQHTFAPKGSFIIQFVNE
- a CDS encoding HD domain-containing protein → MESTDLFRQIAFIKEVDKLKYILRRTKLFNSDRNENDAEHSWHLALMALVLAEHANVAVDLLKVIKMLLIHDLVEIDAGDTFIYDTQKSHDNTEEERKAAHRIFGLLPNHQAQELMAVWEEFEEGQTDEAKFARAMDRLEPLLQNTSNNGGTWTEFDVDYEKVYAKKQVIQRGSKVIWQYAEQLINDSVDKGILKKKDV
- a CDS encoding response regulator transcription factor — protein: MKLLLIEDEQALSQTIIRFLSQQGHVCELATTYQQGQEKIGVYTYDCVLIDLMLPGGSGIDLLRLLKKDHNHTGAIILSAKDSLDDKLLGLDLGADDYLPKPFHLSELNSRINSLLRRLKFKGTARLEIGALQIDTDARVVYVHEHALELNRKEYDLLLLFATNPNRVIKKSALAEHIWGDQSDQVDSYDFIYSQIKNLRRRFSQVGYELAIQTVYGIGYKFTPTDQPAIPS
- a CDS encoding replication initiation protein, with the protein product MSSQTEQLQIAFYPRPNNYQPNIITESRQEFTEMEKKIVVLAINQLRQIAQSWQKGQNVTLLIPYTELTDSHHGKISAAANTLNTKRIVYQNFSDPFEPEFDYIVPFPRVRSMILNGKRHLELLMLSEVVPSFIELGKRYTSYSLKLMLSLSSIYAQRMYEIIMMFYGRGQKEFTYEVSKLRTALNYPPEHDYYDFKRKALTVAQSELSQKIGLQFDFTPSLKNGKAVTELRFVVQSDQDLINNDVEVDLLTAQTMQPHEVVVIARNLIHDYKFTKKQQNQILEDIELMNTFIRLHTEFHHGKRVAKNPTAYMAQALGFGKADTKSESLTKAATGRKGKPKVVKNLLTDAIDKPKRNA
- a CDS encoding alpha/beta fold hydrolase, giving the protein MGSSAKPPTGYTKKAMAGDVAGLLDQLGIGQANIAGHDIGAAVAFSFAAHFPRQTSTLILLDSPHPDDNLYKLPVLPVGAGVYPWWLAFNQIRDLPEQPLEGQFDLVQNWLFDQLLEDKTAISPFDRQVYARAYNSRDAIRASNGWYQAFAEDIQAIRGQKIEATTLDIASPAGYAMLTSVLPPYVDTLTLQKVAGSGHFVQEEKPVETARFISDFLG